TCACATTAATATCTGGATTATTTAGAGTGATGTCTAATTCTTTTGTTTGAACCGTTGAAAGATTGATTGTTCCAGTTGCTTTACCATCAATGATTAAACGCTCCGTATCATTTGGAATCGTTAAGGTTACGGCTGAACCTCTATCGAAAAGATCAAATTTTAATCCGTCAAGTTCCAATTTTTTCTTGTCACTATTTGCTGAAATAGCTAATTGATTGTCTTTTTCTTTAACATCTAGTGAGCTTTCAAGTGAAACTGGGACAGAACTTCGAGTCTGCATCTTTACCTTATTTGTATTTTCAGTCAAAATATAAAATTCAGCATTCCCTGAAAGATTAAGATGAATTTCTTTTGTACTTTGTTTATTTTTTATTTCGTAATTTTGTGTTTTCATGTCCGTCATAGAATGTTCAGCGCGTCTGAAATAAACGGCACTGCCTATTCCGCCGATGATCATTGCTAAAACTCCAATGGTTAGAAAAAAAGCAGTTGTCTTCTTCATATTAAATCTCTCCTCTTAAAACGCAAATATTCCATTGTAGGTAACGTCTTAATACTTTCCCAAAGAATTTTGTAAGTGGTGTCAGAATTAATAAGCCAATAACCCCAGCGCCAGAAAGAAATATACTAAAGAACAACTGGAATAGTGTACCGTCATTAAAGCCGGCAAAAACGGAGATGCCGCCCAAAATTGGTGAAAACAAGAAAAGAACAGCAACTAACCAACCAGAGAATAAAACCATAATAGCAGCAAAAATCATCCAAAACATAAAAAGAAAATTAAATGCAAGGACGCCAGCAACCTGACAGAATCGGACAAATCCGTTATGTCGTGGTCGTTCATAAGAACGGTAAGTATCATCATAAGGATGTTCTAATGTTTCTTCATAATAATAATCATCGTTTACAATCGGCTGAATTTCTTGCCAACCATCTCTTTCCAGTTTCTTTTCAGGAACGCTAATATCAAATTCTTGTAAGATTTCTTCAGCGATTCCCCGTGGTTTTCCTAAGCTTTTGGCAATTTGTTCCTCTGTTTCCCCAGCAGCGGATCGTTCTTCAAAAATTGTTTCATATTTATTCAAAACAAACATTTGCTGTTGGCTAGTCAGAGGTTTTAAGTAGATTTTCAATTCGATCAAAAAGTGCTCTTTATTCATTCGTTTTCCCCCATCTCATTTTACAATCCTGTAACTTCTTCTCCACTATAATTTTTTTTAGAGGGAATAACAAGCCCTTAATCAAAAAATCAGCCTAAGGTAAAGAGCGGAATCAGTCTTGAGACCTAGTCGGAAAAAATAATAACGGAATCAAGGTAAAACAATAAGAAAAAACTGTGTTTTAATTGTATATTTGAAAAATAAAAAAATAAAAAATATTTCTATTTTCTTTGAAAAAAGGGTATACTATAAGTTAGAGAATACTTTTTTTAGAAAATTCGGAGGATATATTATGGAGAAGTACAAATTGTCAAGAAAAGAGCGGAGGAAAGCCGAACAGAATAAGCTTGCTTATGGTCAGTTAAAAAAAGGGACAACTGTGCTTAGTTCTGCAATCGTTGTTTCATCGATTGCTGCACCGATTGCCGCACCTAAAATAGCTGAAGCCGCAGAAGATCAAAATGCTAGTGCACAAGTAAGTTACTCAGATACACCTACACATACAGAAGGCGTTCAAACACAAACGACGACTGACACAAACGATTCGATGACACAAGAGACAGAAACGACAGCACCTGATTCTTCAAGTGAAGAGACGTCTGGGACACAAGAATCATCTGAATTAAATACATCAGAAACAACCCAAAGTACTGAGACTACTGAAACGACAGATGCATCAACTGACTCTTCAACAACTGAAACCGAAAAACCAGAAGTACCTGAAACACCAAATCTTGCAATGCGTTCAGCATTTGCTGCGCAATCTAGAAGTATTAGTCCGAGTACGTTTATCGCTGAGATTGCTGGACATGCACGCTCTGTAGCAGCAGCAAATGATTTATACGCTTCTGTAATGATGGCCCAAGCTATTCTTGAAAGTGACTGGGGCAGAAGTACTCTATCGGCAGCGCCTAATCATAATTTATTTGGGATCAAAGGAAGTTATCAAGGACAATCTGTTACGATGAAGACATGGGAAGTACTGAATGGACAATGGGTTCAAGTCGATGCTGCGTTTAGAAAATATCCTTCGTATTCAGAATCATTTAGTGATAATGCTTACGTCTTGAGGAATACATCATTCCAAGCAGGAGTGTATTACTATTCTGGCGCTTGGAAAAGTAACACGAATTCATACAGAGATGCAACTGCGTGGTTAACAGGACGTTATGCAACAGATCCTAGCTATAATTCAAAACTAAATAATATTATTACAACGTATAATTTAACACAATATGATACTCCTTCATCAGGCGGCGGCAACACTGGTGGAAGTACAGGAGAAGGTAATACAGGCGGTAATGGCAATACAGGAGGCAACACAGGTGGTGAGACAAGCGGCCAAGATGTGACACATACAGTAAAAGCTGGTGATAGCCTTTGGGCATTGTCTGCTAAATACGGCACGTCGATCGCGAACATCAAGAGCTGGAATAAACTTTCTAGTGATGTCATTTATGTAGGCCAAAAACTGATTGTGAAAAAGGGCTCTGGTAATACAGGAGGTAACAATAACGGTAATACAGGCGGTAACACAGGAGGCTCTGGCAACACAGGTGGTTCTGGTAATGTTGGAACAACAAACACGTACTACACAGTAAAATCAGGCGACTCATTATGGGCGATTGCTAATGCGAATGGTATTAGTCTTACTAATTTACGCCAATGGAACAATTTAAGCGGAGATATGATTTATCCTGGACAAAAACTAATCGTGAAAAAAGGTGCTGGTAACGCTAGTGGTGGTAGCACAGGCGGTAATACTGGCGGTTCTGGCAATACAGGTGGTTCCGGTAATACTGGAACAATAAATACGAATTACACAGTAAAATCAGGCGACTCATTATGGGCGATTGCTAATGCGAATGGTGTTAGTATTGCTAATTTACGCCAATGGAACAATCTAAGCGGAGATATGATTTATCCTGGCCAAAAATTGATTGTGAAAAAGGGTTCCGGCAGCACTGGTGGTAATACGAGTGGCAGCAATAGCGGCTCAACAGGTAACACAGGTGGTTCAAATAATGCTGGATCAACAACTGGTTCGTACACAGTAAAATCAGGTGATTCTCTTTGGGCAATTGCTAATGCGAATGGTGTAAGTGTTGCTAATCTACGTCAATGGAATAATTTAAGCGGAGATATGATTTATCCTGGTCAAAAATTAATCGTGAAAAAAGGAACTGGCGGTTCTGCTGGGTCATCGAATACTGGTAATCAAGGCGGCGGACAAACAACAGGTTCGCATTCTGTAAAAAGTGGCGACACTTTATGGGGACTTGCTCAAAAATATGGAACTAGCGTTCAAAGAATCAAACAACTGAACGGTTTATCCGGCGATATCATTTATATTGGTCAAACGTTAAAAGTAAAATAAAAGATTGAACTTGACTTGAATATTTGGTAGTATGATAGCATATAGAATATAGCTAAACGGTGAAAAGGAATAGTAGAAAGAACCATGTTTTAGAGAGCGTATGGTTGGTGAAAATACGTACAGAAGCTTTCGAACTCGCCTTTGAGTTATTTTACTGAACAAGTATAAAGAATCCACTTTATTAAGTAAAATCGGCGGCGGTCGTTACAACGCTGAGGCTTGTATGTATACAAGTGAATTTAGGTGGTACCACGTTGTCAATTATACGTCCTATAGGAGTTTTTCCTGTAGGGCGTTTTTGTTGCAAATCACAGCGATTGCTTGCTGAGCTGATGATGCGCAATACTTGGCGACCACAGGGAGCGAAGTAACCATACTAGTGAATCACCAAAAGTCTAGATCTAAAAAAGTTAAGAGATGGTAAGTAAATCACCATTAAGGTCTTAAATGATCAAAGCTAGGCTACGCCAGAGTAGATGATGCATAATACAAGGCGTACAATGGCAGTAAAGTTAAATCGCCACTAAAACATACGAATAAAAAAGCTACTTAAACAGGAGGAGAAAAACGTGAGTTACAATCACAAGCAAATCGAGAAAAAATGGCAAAAATATTGGGCAAAGCACAATAGCTTTACAACCCATGACGATCCTAGCAAGGAAAAATTCTATGCTCTAGATATGTTTCCTTATCCATCTGGACAAGGTCTTCATGTTGGACATCCAGAAGGATATACTGCAACAGATATTTTATCTCGAATGAAGAGAAGTCAAGGATACAGTGTTTTACATCCAATGGGGTGGGATGCCTTTGGTTTACCAGCAGAACAATATGCACTTGATACTGGAAATGATCCAGCAGAATTTACGAAAAAAAATATTGAAACGTTTAAACGTCAGATCAATTCATTAGGATTCAGCTATGATTGGAACCGTGAAATTAATACGACAGATCCAGAATATTACAAATGGACACAGTGGATCTTTACAAAATTATATGAACATGGCTTAGCTTATGAAGCAGAAGTTGCCGTTAACTGGGTACCAGAACTTGGAACAGTAATTTCAAATGAAGAAGTTATTGATGGGAAAAGTGAACGCGGTGGCTATGATGTTGTCAGAAAACCGATGCGCCAATGGATGCTTAAAATCACAGCTTATGCAGATCGTTTACTGGATGACTTAGAGTTAGTGGACTGGCCTGAGAGCATTAAAGATATGCAACGAAATTGGATTGGCCGCTCAGAAGGTGCAAATGTTGATTTCAAAATCAAAGGCAGTGAGGACACTATCACAGTTTTCACTACCCGAGCAGATACTTTATTTGGTGCTAGTTACTTAGTTGTAGCGCCTGAATTGAAGATAGTGGATGATATTACGACCCCAGAGCAAAAGGCCGCAGTTACAGCTTATCAAGAAGAAGTAAGCAAAAAATCTGATTTAGACCGTACAGACTTATCTAAAACAAAAACGGGAGCCTTTACAGGAGCGTATGCAATCAATCCAGTGAATGGAAAAGAAATTCCAATTTGGATCGCAGATTATGTTTTAGGAAGTTATGGAACAGGAGCGGTGATGGCAGTACCTGCTCACGATGAAAGAGATCACGAATTTGCTACTAAATTTGAGATTGAAATGATTCAAGTCATTGAAGGTGGCGATATTACAAAAGCTGCTTATACTGGTGATGGTTTGCATATCAATTCTGATTTCTTAGATGGTTTAGGGAAAGATGCTGCAAATGAAAAAATGTACCAATGGTTAGAAGAAAAAGGATGCGGCAAAAAAGAAGTTACTTATCGTTTACGTGACTGGTTGTTTTCTCGCCAACGTTATTGGGGGGAACCAATCCCTATGATTCATTGGGAAGATGGTACAACGACAACTGTTCCAGAAAATGAATTGCCACTAAGATTACCAAAAACAGATGATATTAAACCAAGTGGAACAGGAGAATCACCACTTGCAAATATCACTGAATGGATCAATGTAGTTGATCCTGAGACAGGTAAAAAAGGCAAACGCGAAACCAACACAATGCCGCAATGGGCAGGAAGCTCGTGGTATCATTTACGTTATATCGATCCTCATAACAAAAATGAACTTGCTAACTATGAAAAACTAGAGCGTTGGTTGCCTGTCGATATTTATATTGGTGGAGCGGAACATGCAGTTCTTCACTTGTTGTATGCACGTTTCTGGCATAAATTCTTATATGATATCGGCGTTGTACCAACGAAAGAGCCGTACCAAAAATTATATAACCAAGGAATGATCTTAGGCCAAAGCTTCCGTAATAGCCGTGGTGTATTAGTACCAACCAATATGGTTGAAAAACGAGACGGAGTTTGGATCAATAGTGAAACTGGTGAAGAGCTTGAAGAAGCACCAGCCAAAATGAGTAAGTCATTGAAAAATGTTGTGAATCCAGATGATGTTGTTGAAAAATACGGAGCGGACACGCTTAGAATGTATGAAATGTTCATGGGACCTCTAGATGCTTCAATTGCTTGGAGTGAAAATGGACTTGAGGGTAGCCGTAAATTCCTAGATCGTGTGTGGCGCCTGATCGTAGATGAAAATAATAAAATGCGTGACCGAATTACAACGATAAATGATGGACGTTTAACTAAGGTTTATAATCAAACAGTTAAAAAAGTAACAGAAGATATGGAAAACCTACATTTCAATACAGCGATTTCTCAATTGATGGTCTTTGTTAATGAAGCAAACAAAGTAGATGTTTTACCATATGAATACATTGAAGGTTTTGTTCAATTACTAGCACCGATCGCACCGCATATCGGTGAAGAACTATGGGCGATCCTAGGAAATAAAGAAAGTTTAACCAATGCTCCTTGGCCGACATATGATGAAGCAGCCTTGATCGAAGATGAGGTTGAAGTTGTGTTCCAGGTCAACGGAAAAGTTCGTGCAAAATTGAATATTGCTCGAGGATTAAGCAGAGACGAATTAGAAGAAAAAGCTTTAGCAGCTGAAGAAATCCAATCATTTATCAATGGAAAAACAGTACGCAAAGTGATTGTTGTTCCAGATAAATTGGTAAATATCGTAGCAAATTAAAGAGGAAAGAAACAGAGATGCTGAATAAAACCAGTATCTCTGTTCTATTTTACTATCAATTAAAAAAGGAGCAAGAAAATGATTAGTCATGTAACCTTTATCGTTCAAGATTTAGAAAAAGCCACACTATTTTTTGAAACAATATTTGATGCAAAAGAAGTGTATTCAAGTGGCGTAGACACGTTTTCGATAGCGCAAGAAAAATTTTTTTTAATCGATGATCTTTGGATAGCAGTCATGCAAGGAGA
The DNA window shown above is from Enterococcus sp. 12C11_DIV0727 and carries:
- the leuS gene encoding leucine--tRNA ligase, whose protein sequence is MSYNHKQIEKKWQKYWAKHNSFTTHDDPSKEKFYALDMFPYPSGQGLHVGHPEGYTATDILSRMKRSQGYSVLHPMGWDAFGLPAEQYALDTGNDPAEFTKKNIETFKRQINSLGFSYDWNREINTTDPEYYKWTQWIFTKLYEHGLAYEAEVAVNWVPELGTVISNEEVIDGKSERGGYDVVRKPMRQWMLKITAYADRLLDDLELVDWPESIKDMQRNWIGRSEGANVDFKIKGSEDTITVFTTRADTLFGASYLVVAPELKIVDDITTPEQKAAVTAYQEEVSKKSDLDRTDLSKTKTGAFTGAYAINPVNGKEIPIWIADYVLGSYGTGAVMAVPAHDERDHEFATKFEIEMIQVIEGGDITKAAYTGDGLHINSDFLDGLGKDAANEKMYQWLEEKGCGKKEVTYRLRDWLFSRQRYWGEPIPMIHWEDGTTTTVPENELPLRLPKTDDIKPSGTGESPLANITEWINVVDPETGKKGKRETNTMPQWAGSSWYHLRYIDPHNKNELANYEKLERWLPVDIYIGGAEHAVLHLLYARFWHKFLYDIGVVPTKEPYQKLYNQGMILGQSFRNSRGVLVPTNMVEKRDGVWINSETGEELEEAPAKMSKSLKNVVNPDDVVEKYGADTLRMYEMFMGPLDASIAWSENGLEGSRKFLDRVWRLIVDENNKMRDRITTINDGRLTKVYNQTVKKVTEDMENLHFNTAISQLMVFVNEANKVDVLPYEYIEGFVQLLAPIAPHIGEELWAILGNKESLTNAPWPTYDEAALIEDEVEVVFQVNGKVRAKLNIARGLSRDELEEKALAAEEIQSFINGKTVRKVIVVPDKLVNIVAN
- a CDS encoding muramidase family protein, with translation MEKYKLSRKERRKAEQNKLAYGQLKKGTTVLSSAIVVSSIAAPIAAPKIAEAAEDQNASAQVSYSDTPTHTEGVQTQTTTDTNDSMTQETETTAPDSSSEETSGTQESSELNTSETTQSTETTETTDASTDSSTTETEKPEVPETPNLAMRSAFAAQSRSISPSTFIAEIAGHARSVAAANDLYASVMMAQAILESDWGRSTLSAAPNHNLFGIKGSYQGQSVTMKTWEVLNGQWVQVDAAFRKYPSYSESFSDNAYVLRNTSFQAGVYYYSGAWKSNTNSYRDATAWLTGRYATDPSYNSKLNNIITTYNLTQYDTPSSGGGNTGGSTGEGNTGGNGNTGGNTGGETSGQDVTHTVKAGDSLWALSAKYGTSIANIKSWNKLSSDVIYVGQKLIVKKGSGNTGGNNNGNTGGNTGGSGNTGGSGNVGTTNTYYTVKSGDSLWAIANANGISLTNLRQWNNLSGDMIYPGQKLIVKKGAGNASGGSTGGNTGGSGNTGGSGNTGTINTNYTVKSGDSLWAIANANGVSIANLRQWNNLSGDMIYPGQKLIVKKGSGSTGGNTSGSNSGSTGNTGGSNNAGSTTGSYTVKSGDSLWAIANANGVSVANLRQWNNLSGDMIYPGQKLIVKKGTGGSAGSSNTGNQGGGQTTGSHSVKSGDTLWGLAQKYGTSVQRIKQLNGLSGDIIYIGQTLKVK
- a CDS encoding DUF1700 domain-containing protein; this encodes MNKEHFLIELKIYLKPLTSQQQMFVLNKYETIFEERSAAGETEEQIAKSLGKPRGIAEEILQEFDISVPEKKLERDGWQEIQPIVNDDYYYEETLEHPYDDTYRSYERPRHNGFVRFCQVAGVLAFNFLFMFWMIFAAIMVLFSGWLVAVLFLFSPILGGISVFAGFNDGTLFQLFFSIFLSGAGVIGLLILTPLTKFFGKVLRRYLQWNICVLRGEI